One genomic segment of bacterium includes these proteins:
- the rph gene encoding ribonuclease PH, protein MTFKRADGRKPLDIRTIEVSLGVQKHAEGSVLFAMGDTRVVCAATIEERVPPFLRGAGKGWVTAEYSMLPRATNTRVAREGRTGRVGGRTHEIQRLVGRSLRAVVDFDALGERTVTIDCDVLQADGGTRTASINGAWIALWHACRKLVARGTIPRNPVSDHVVGVSVGIVGGRVLADLDYNEDSAAEVDMNVVMTGDGRLIEVQGTAEREPFSREQLDAMLSAAAVAGRKILKAQRRFAEGGSRRNS, encoded by the coding sequence ATGACGTTCAAGCGCGCCGACGGGCGCAAACCCCTGGACATCCGGACGATCGAGGTTTCCCTCGGGGTGCAGAAGCACGCCGAGGGATCCGTCCTGTTCGCGATGGGGGACACCCGCGTGGTGTGCGCGGCGACGATCGAGGAGCGGGTTCCCCCCTTCCTGCGCGGCGCCGGGAAGGGGTGGGTCACCGCCGAGTACTCGATGCTTCCGCGCGCGACGAACACCCGGGTCGCCCGGGAGGGACGAACGGGGAGAGTGGGGGGCCGAACGCACGAGATCCAGCGGCTGGTGGGCCGGTCGCTGCGGGCGGTGGTCGACTTCGACGCGCTCGGCGAGCGGACCGTGACGATCGACTGCGATGTCCTGCAGGCCGACGGGGGGACGCGGACCGCCTCGATCAACGGGGCGTGGATCGCCCTGTGGCATGCGTGCCGGAAGCTGGTCGCCCGGGGGACGATCCCGCGCAACCCGGTGAGCGACCACGTGGTGGGGGTCAGCGTGGGGATCGTCGGGGGACGGGTCCTGGCGGATCTCGACTACAACGAGGATTCCGCGGCGGAAGTGGACATGAACGTGGTGATGACGGGGGACGGCCGGCTGATCGAGGTCCAGGGGACGGCGGAGCGGGAGCCGTTCTCCCGGGAGCAGCTCGACGCGATGCTTTCGGCGGCCGCGGTGGCAGGGAGGAAGATCCTGAAGGCGCAGCGTCGCTTCGCGGAAGGGGGGTCGCGACGAAACTCCTGA
- the rdgB gene encoding RdgB/HAM1 family non-canonical purine NTP pyrophosphatase: MIASGNRGKVIEIRALLGPALQKVVDVAALAELPRVEPPREDGKTFAENARIKALHYAKAHKVLCIADDSGLAVEPLGGLPGVRSARYAGEGASDAANNAHLLHEVAPFARPWKAAFVCVAAAALPNRVVAEATGKVEGEILPEGRGRDGFGYDPLFYIPSLGKTMAELSMEEKNRISHRGQALRALIAEMKAAGVLLA, translated from the coding sequence CTGATCGCATCCGGGAACCGCGGGAAGGTCATCGAGATCCGGGCGCTCCTCGGACCCGCCCTGCAGAAGGTCGTCGACGTCGCCGCGCTGGCGGAGCTGCCCAGGGTGGAGCCGCCGCGGGAGGACGGGAAAACATTCGCCGAAAACGCGCGGATCAAGGCGCTTCACTACGCGAAGGCGCACAAGGTCCTGTGCATCGCCGACGATTCGGGGCTGGCGGTGGAGCCGCTCGGGGGGCTCCCCGGGGTCCGCTCCGCCCGATACGCGGGGGAAGGAGCTTCCGACGCGGCGAACAACGCGCATCTTCTCCATGAGGTGGCCCCGTTCGCGCGCCCGTGGAAGGCGGCGTTCGTCTGCGTGGCGGCGGCGGCCCTTCCGAACCGGGTGGTCGCGGAGGCGACGGGAAAAGTGGAAGGGGAGATCCTCCCCGAGGGACGGGGCCGCGACGGCTTCGGCTACGACCCGCTCTTCTACATCCCTTCCCTCGGAAAGACGATGGCGGAGCTTTCGATGGAAGAGAAGAACCGGATCAGCCACCGCGGCCAGGCGCTGCGGGCCCTGATCGCGGAGATGAAGGCCGCGGGGGTGCTGCTCGCATAG
- a CDS encoding PAS domain S-box protein, which yields MAQKGNPTSQRQRSAPPGAGSNAPLQIDRDDLYQNSLLLSLLDNIPGMVYRGMPDWSLSFIGSEVERITGFAPAEILGKPNAWRDLIHPDDFRSVQETILFCVRRREPILRMEYRIVRKDGENRWINDRRRMIYDDAGQLLCIDGLCLDITDQKTAEMELRAAFERAEAARARTEAIIAGMGDGISIHSPDHAILYENRVLRELIGGREGATCHQFHDCLSRGRDECPVAKSFADGGIHNVERVAVTDRGGVPIEVTTSPIRGAGGDVTSVVSIVRDISGRKRDEEERHRLAAAVEYAADAILVTDAEWIVQYVNPAFEKITGYAKKDVLGRNPYILAADGENIRVILGIEDKIRSGSPWKGRLKNKRKDGVLIVQDTVVYPIRGLGGEIVNHVVTSRDITREIQLEKQTQTAQQMEAVGTLAGGIAHDFNNALTGITGFAGLLRMRLEKEPKLQRDVDEILKCAERASTLTKQLLAFARRQIIEPVVLDLNTVVRDLSRLMKKVSGEHVEMRTRLTEGISPVFADRGQLEQVLLNLCLNSRDAMPGGGEFLVSTDVAVWEEEREEENAVMPAGQYILLAVADDGTGMDDATRKRVFEPYFTTKAPGKGTGLGLSMVYGIVKQNGGFVFLDTRPGEGTTFRIYFPASQAVSEEKGEKKEAAVKGGTETILVAEDEEAIRNLAERSLRGYGYEVLAARDGVEAVAIFEAHPEIAIAVLDVVMPRMGGKEALDAFRLVRPDLKALYTSGYSTDRIHESFVLLPGIDFLPKPYGPASLARRVREVLDKV from the coding sequence TTGGCGCAAAAAGGGAATCCTACGTCGCAGAGGCAACGATCCGCGCCGCCGGGCGCGGGCAGCAACGCTCCGCTGCAGATCGATCGCGACGACCTCTATCAGAATAGCCTTCTCCTCTCCCTTCTCGACAACATTCCGGGGATGGTGTACCGGGGGATGCCCGACTGGTCGCTTTCGTTCATCGGGTCCGAGGTGGAGAGGATCACGGGGTTCGCCCCCGCGGAGATCCTCGGCAAGCCGAATGCATGGAGAGATTTGATCCACCCGGACGATTTCCGGTCGGTGCAGGAGACGATCCTGTTCTGCGTCCGTCGACGGGAGCCGATCCTCCGGATGGAGTACCGGATCGTCCGAAAGGACGGGGAGAACCGGTGGATCAACGACAGGCGGCGGATGATCTACGACGACGCCGGCCAGCTCCTCTGCATCGACGGGCTCTGCCTCGACATCACGGACCAGAAGACCGCGGAGATGGAACTTCGCGCGGCGTTCGAAAGAGCCGAGGCGGCGCGGGCGCGGACCGAAGCGATCATCGCCGGCATGGGAGACGGGATCAGCATCCATTCCCCCGACCACGCCATCCTGTACGAGAACCGGGTTCTGCGGGAATTGATCGGGGGACGGGAAGGGGCTACCTGCCATCAGTTCCACGACTGTCTCTCCCGGGGACGCGACGAATGTCCGGTCGCGAAGTCGTTCGCCGACGGCGGGATCCACAATGTTGAGAGGGTGGCCGTCACTGATCGGGGCGGTGTGCCGATCGAGGTCACGACGTCGCCCATTCGAGGCGCCGGCGGCGACGTGACATCGGTCGTCAGCATCGTGCGGGACATCTCGGGGCGGAAGCGCGACGAGGAGGAGCGGCACCGGCTTGCCGCCGCGGTGGAGTACGCGGCGGACGCCATCCTGGTCACCGATGCGGAATGGATCGTCCAGTATGTCAATCCCGCTTTCGAAAAGATCACGGGGTACGCGAAGAAGGATGTCCTCGGGAGAAATCCGTATATCCTCGCTGCGGACGGGGAAAATATACGAGTCATTCTCGGGATCGAGGATAAGATTCGATCCGGAAGTCCGTGGAAAGGGCGGCTGAAGAACAAGCGGAAGGACGGCGTGCTCATCGTGCAGGATACCGTCGTCTACCCGATCCGGGGCCTCGGCGGGGAAATCGTCAACCACGTGGTGACCTCGCGCGACATCACCCGGGAAATCCAGCTCGAAAAGCAGACGCAGACGGCGCAGCAGATGGAGGCGGTCGGCACCCTCGCCGGCGGGATCGCCCACGATTTCAACAACGCGTTGACGGGGATCACCGGGTTCGCGGGCCTGCTCCGCATGCGCCTCGAGAAGGAGCCGAAGCTTCAGCGGGACGTGGACGAGATCCTGAAGTGCGCGGAACGGGCTTCCACGCTCACGAAGCAGCTGCTCGCCTTCGCCCGCCGCCAGATAATCGAGCCGGTGGTCCTTGACCTCAACACGGTGGTCCGGGACCTCTCCCGGTTGATGAAAAAGGTGTCCGGCGAGCATGTCGAGATGCGGACCCGGCTGACCGAGGGGATCTCCCCCGTTTTCGCCGACCGGGGCCAGCTCGAGCAGGTCCTCCTGAACCTGTGCCTGAATTCACGGGACGCGATGCCCGGAGGTGGGGAGTTTCTCGTCTCGACGGACGTGGCCGTCTGGGAGGAAGAGAGGGAGGAGGAGAATGCCGTCATGCCCGCGGGGCAATACATTCTTCTGGCGGTCGCGGACGACGGAACCGGGATGGACGACGCGACGCGCAAGCGCGTGTTCGAGCCGTACTTCACGACGAAGGCTCCCGGCAAGGGGACGGGGCTCGGTCTCTCGATGGTCTACGGGATCGTGAAGCAGAACGGGGGGTTCGTCTTCCTCGACACCCGCCCCGGGGAAGGGACGACGTTCCGGATCTACTTCCCCGCGTCGCAGGCCGTCTCCGAAGAGAAGGGGGAGAAGAAGGAGGCGGCTGTGAAGGGCGGGACGGAGACGATCCTGGTGGCGGAGGACGAAGAGGCGATCCGCAACCTTGCCGAGCGCTCCTTGCGGGGCTACGGGTACGAGGTCCTGGCGGCCCGGGATGGCGTGGAGGCGGTCGCCATCTTCGAGGCGCACCCGGAGATCGCGATCGCGGTGCTCGACGTCGTCATGCCGCGGATGGGGGGAAAGGAGGCCCTCGACGCCTTCCGCCTCGTCCGGCCGGATCTTAAGGCTCTGTACACCAGCGGGTACTCCACCGACCGGATCCACGAGTCGTTCGTCCTCCTGCCCGGGATCGACTTCCTCCCGAAACCGTACGGTCCGGCCTCCCTCGCCCGACGCGTGCGGGAGGTGCTGGACAAGGTATAA